A window of the Syntrophothermus lipocalidus DSM 12680 genome harbors these coding sequences:
- a CDS encoding sigma-54 interaction domain-containing protein, translated as MAGGWLLDGQQLLMDAIMTVPYIAAMIVDKQGYVVFVNRTYLKMLKRTEKETLGKHVSEITPNSRTLEVLKTGKAIIGYYWPINGYEGVASSIPLFKKGELVGCLAYSIFLDVWDGKTLMENLVNELNVYKKEITSLYASKYTFDAIIGESQALQKVKKLACQVANHPDTTVLITGESGTGKELLAHSIHSASSRARFPFVKVNCAAIPDNLLEAELFGYGEGAYTGAKKGGKPGKFEVANGGTVFLDEVGDMSLAMQGKLLRVLQEKEMERLGDNKPIRVNVRVIAATNRNLEEMVEQGRFREDLYYRLNVVRIHMPALRHRSGDIPLLVKYLLCKLNKKLKTSVMGVSAPAMERIMKYSWPGNVRELENVLERALILAEMSGSKTITPEYLVLMNDRANASAVSFGKGLKALTEEFERQVIARVLEETDYNKMEAAIRLDIDVSSLYRKIKRYGLGIGKGAGV; from the coding sequence ATGGCGGGGGGATGGCTATTGGATGGACAACAACTTCTCATGGATGCTATTATGACGGTCCCTTACATAGCCGCAATGATAGTCGACAAACAAGGCTACGTGGTGTTTGTCAACAGGACCTATCTGAAGATGCTAAAACGCACCGAAAAAGAGACATTGGGCAAGCATGTCAGTGAGATCACGCCTAACAGCCGCACTTTAGAAGTTCTCAAGACCGGCAAAGCTATAATCGGTTACTACTGGCCGATCAACGGGTACGAAGGAGTCGCTTCCAGCATACCGTTGTTTAAAAAAGGCGAACTAGTCGGGTGCCTGGCCTACAGCATATTTCTCGATGTTTGGGACGGCAAGACCTTAATGGAAAACCTGGTTAACGAATTAAACGTGTATAAGAAGGAAATAACCAGTTTGTACGCATCGAAGTATACGTTTGACGCCATCATCGGTGAGTCACAGGCTTTGCAGAAGGTCAAGAAACTGGCTTGTCAGGTAGCAAACCATCCGGATACCACGGTGCTGATTACCGGAGAAAGCGGAACCGGAAAAGAGTTGCTGGCTCACTCGATTCATAGCGCATCAAGCCGCGCCAGATTTCCTTTCGTGAAGGTAAACTGCGCAGCCATACCTGACAACCTGCTGGAAGCGGAGTTATTTGGTTATGGAGAAGGGGCTTATACCGGGGCCAAAAAAGGAGGCAAGCCCGGCAAGTTTGAGGTAGCTAATGGCGGCACCGTTTTTCTGGATGAAGTAGGGGACATGTCCTTGGCTATGCAGGGGAAACTGCTGAGGGTGTTGCAGGAAAAAGAGATGGAAAGGCTGGGAGACAACAAACCGATACGGGTGAACGTGAGGGTCATAGCTGCTACCAATCGCAACCTCGAAGAAATGGTCGAACAGGGGAGGTTCCGCGAAGACCTTTACTACCGGCTAAATGTTGTAAGGATCCACATGCCGGCCTTGCGCCACCGGTCTGGAGATATCCCTCTGTTAGTTAAGTATCTACTGTGTAAACTGAACAAAAAGTTAAAAACGTCGGTGATGGGGGTATCCGCGCCGGCTATGGAAAGGATTATGAAGTACAGCTGGCCGGGTAACGTGCGTGAGCTGGAAAATGTTTTGGAAAGGGCGTTGATTCTTGCAGAGATGAGCGGGTCCAAAACCATAACCCCTGAGTACTTAGTGCTGATGAACGACAGGGCAAATGCGTCTGCGGTTTCATTTGGGAAAGGGCTGAAGGCCCTGACCGAGGAGTTCGAACGACAGGTAATCGCCCGTGTCTTGGAAGAGACCGACTACAATAAGATGGAGGCTGCCATTCGCCTGGATATCGATGTTTCTTCACTTTACCGCAAGATAAAACGGTACGGGCTTGGGATCGGCAAAGGTGCTGGGGTCTAA
- a CDS encoding CoA-transferase subunit beta — protein sequence MAQFVRPGDYTPAEAMVIYSARELKNFDGKMGLIGIGLPLLATQVAKKLYCPNMIMIVETGQADANPIEIPISIMDSRLTYGSSWQMGDPEGLFPLVRGEIDFGFIGGAQIDKYGNVNSTFIGSDYNKPAKRLAGTAGAVDIGGFAKTTITTMHHQKRRVVEKVDYLTTPGWMVKKWPEGTWVRREELGLPGGPSCFISTLGIMRYDDETKIMYVDQYFPGVTVQQIKENTGFDIDVSRATEAEPILVEELRVLREEADPLNIYRTR from the coding sequence ATGGCTCAGTTTGTGCGACCTGGAGATTATACACCGGCAGAGGCCATGGTAATTTACTCGGCCAGGGAGCTGAAAAATTTTGATGGGAAAATGGGGTTGATAGGTATCGGTTTACCACTTCTGGCAACCCAGGTAGCCAAAAAGCTGTACTGTCCGAACATGATAATGATAGTAGAAACCGGCCAAGCGGATGCTAATCCCATCGAAATTCCCATTTCTATCATGGACAGCCGGCTGACCTACGGGTCTTCCTGGCAGATGGGAGATCCCGAAGGGTTATTCCCGTTGGTCAGGGGGGAAATCGACTTCGGCTTTATCGGCGGGGCTCAAATCGACAAATACGGCAACGTAAATTCCACGTTCATAGGCAGCGATTACAACAAACCGGCCAAACGGCTGGCGGGAACGGCAGGAGCGGTCGACATCGGGGGATTCGCCAAAACCACCATCACCACCATGCACCACCAGAAGCGTCGGGTAGTAGAAAAGGTAGATTACTTGACTACTCCGGGATGGATGGTAAAGAAGTGGCCAGAAGGCACCTGGGTGAGGAGGGAAGAGTTGGGCTTGCCCGGAGGGCCTAGCTGCTTTATTTCCACCCTGGGTATCATGCGATACGACGACGAAACCAAAATCATGTACGTGGATCAGTACTTCCCCGGGGTCACGGTGCAACAGATTAAGGAAAACACCGGATTTGACATCGATGTTTCCCGGGCCACTGAGGCGGAACCTATATTAGTCGAAGAGCTGAGAGTGCTGCGGGAAGAAGCTGACCCCCTGAACATTTACCGGACCAGGTAG
- a CDS encoding CoA transferase subunit A codes for MKKSKVVSLQEAMQEVKDGDCIVMGGVVEDRRPVAAAYELVRQGKRGLIILAECSLSEDILVGGGCAVAYRGTYSSIGAFGISPCIQRMSEEGRIIIDDIGHTEVCLEALAAMAGAPFIATKLCLGTDVLNPAYDNVAKIRELARNKEVLPAQKYVLMEDPFFGEGVVQLHPALKADVFIAHVQQAGEEGTARIDGSLVFDHFAVHAAKKVIITAEQVVPEEYLRRDPNRNQIPATSVDMVVEVPWGAHPGQVYNYYDMDIPFLTEYAKKARTQQGFEEWADEWIFSVKDHLGYLNKLGAARLEKLRAIPPFGYRPRMRGGIK; via the coding sequence ATGAAAAAGAGCAAGGTAGTGAGCCTGCAGGAGGCCATGCAGGAAGTGAAAGACGGTGACTGCATAGTCATGGGAGGCGTGGTGGAGGATCGCCGTCCGGTTGCCGCTGCTTACGAGCTGGTACGCCAAGGAAAAAGGGGCCTGATAATTCTAGCCGAGTGCTCTCTTTCCGAGGACATACTGGTGGGCGGCGGGTGCGCTGTTGCTTATCGGGGTACGTACAGTTCTATCGGGGCTTTTGGTATCTCCCCCTGTATTCAGCGGATGTCTGAGGAAGGCCGCATCATCATAGATGACATAGGGCACACGGAGGTGTGTCTTGAAGCCCTGGCAGCCATGGCAGGAGCGCCCTTTATCGCGACGAAACTTTGTTTAGGTACTGACGTGCTGAATCCCGCATACGACAACGTGGCTAAGATCAGGGAACTGGCACGGAACAAAGAAGTTCTCCCCGCCCAAAAGTACGTGCTGATGGAGGACCCATTTTTCGGGGAAGGGGTGGTGCAGCTTCACCCGGCCCTAAAGGCGGACGTTTTCATCGCCCACGTGCAGCAGGCAGGAGAAGAAGGGACGGCAAGGATTGACGGGAGCCTAGTCTTTGATCACTTTGCGGTCCATGCGGCTAAAAAGGTGATAATTACGGCGGAACAGGTGGTGCCGGAAGAATACCTGCGCCGGGATCCGAACCGTAACCAGATACCTGCTACCAGTGTCGACATGGTGGTAGAAGTACCCTGGGGAGCTCATCCCGGCCAGGTTTATAACTACTACGACATGGACATTCCCTTTTTGACGGAGTACGCCAAAAAAGCTCGCACCCAGCAAGGGTTCGAAGAATGGGCTGATGAGTGGATATTCAGTGTCAAGGATCATCTCGGCTATCTAAACAAGCTGGGGGCAGCTCGGTTAGAAAAACTCCGGGCCATACCTCCTTTTGGGTACCGCCCGAGAATGAGAGGAGGGATAAAGTAA
- a CDS encoding acyl-CoA dehydrogenase family protein has product MERILPFTPEHEMLRRAFSDFLDNEVVPYYNEWEEKGIVPREVYKKMGDYGFLCPWVDEKYGGAGADFLASVVINEEIGSKGVISFFSFLHSDIVAPYIASYGTEDQKARWLPKCVSGDIILAIAMTEPGAGSDLAAMRTRAVKDGDHYILNGSKTFISNGILADLVVVAAKTDPAAGAKGVSLFLVERDTPGFIRSRQIPKIGLHAQDTAELFFEDCRVPASNLLGKEGNGFIYLMQKLQQERLLAAIVNVTLAERCLKLTLDYVKQRHLFGKPLSSFQNTQFVLAEIATEIQLARGFVDTLVLHHMAGKDVVQEVSMAKYWVCEMSHRVANRCVQLFGGYGYCTEYEISRLWADTRVQSIYAGTSEVMKLIIARGLGL; this is encoded by the coding sequence ATGGAAAGAATTCTCCCTTTTACCCCGGAGCACGAGATGCTGCGGCGTGCCTTTTCCGATTTCCTCGATAACGAGGTCGTCCCTTATTACAACGAGTGGGAAGAAAAAGGCATTGTCCCGCGTGAAGTCTATAAGAAAATGGGGGACTACGGTTTCTTGTGCCCCTGGGTGGATGAAAAATACGGTGGGGCGGGGGCCGACTTTCTGGCTTCGGTGGTGATCAACGAAGAAATAGGCAGTAAAGGAGTCATCAGCTTTTTCTCATTCTTGCACAGCGATATCGTCGCCCCGTACATCGCCAGTTACGGAACAGAGGACCAGAAAGCCCGCTGGCTGCCAAAATGCGTCAGCGGCGACATCATACTGGCCATTGCCATGACTGAACCGGGTGCCGGTTCGGACCTGGCGGCAATGAGAACCCGGGCCGTCAAGGATGGAGACCACTATATTTTAAACGGTTCTAAAACCTTCATTTCTAACGGGATTCTGGCCGATCTGGTGGTGGTAGCTGCCAAGACGGATCCCGCAGCCGGAGCCAAGGGGGTAAGCCTCTTTTTGGTGGAAAGAGATACCCCCGGGTTTATCCGAAGCAGGCAAATACCCAAAATAGGCCTGCACGCCCAGGATACAGCCGAACTCTTTTTTGAAGACTGCCGGGTACCCGCCAGCAACCTCTTGGGGAAAGAAGGGAACGGGTTCATCTACCTAATGCAGAAGCTGCAGCAGGAACGCCTGCTGGCCGCTATCGTCAACGTCACCCTGGCCGAAAGGTGCTTAAAACTGACCCTCGACTACGTAAAGCAAAGGCATCTTTTCGGAAAGCCTCTCAGTTCCTTTCAAAACACCCAGTTCGTTTTGGCGGAAATAGCAACCGAGATCCAGCTCGCCCGGGGCTTCGTCGATACCCTGGTGTTACACCACATGGCGGGTAAGGACGTGGTTCAGGAGGTGAGCATGGCAAAGTATTGGGTATGCGAAATGTCCCATCGGGTTGCCAACCGCTGTGTTCAATTGTTCGGGGGGTATGGCTATTGCACGGAGTACGAAATTTCTCGCCTGTGGGCCGATACCCGCGTCCAGAGCATTTACGCAGGTACTTCGGAAGTCATGAAGTTGATAATCGCCCGGGGATTGGGGCTGTGA
- a CDS encoding CaiB/BaiF CoA transferase family protein — protein sequence MGLPLQGIRVLDLSMYLPGPLCSQFLADFGAEVIKVEELTGEWGRWVPPKMGKQSARFYAVNRNKKSIALNLKTEKGKAVFRKLVATADVLLEQFRPGVMDKLGLGYQQLRGINSRLIYCAITGYGQTGPLKMAGGHDLNYLSLAGVTGLTGTKEGKPAMSAAQIADIAGGTHGAVNAILLALLGREKSGEGQFCDVAMMDGAINMLAYTLGEWSGAGQEPRRGAELLTGGYACYNIYETKDGKYVSLGAIEDKFWQGFCAKIGRLDFIPLQWVQDKQEEMINAIGEVFRDMTRDEWVEFFADSDICFTPVLSLEEMAKHPQVMEREMVIMIDDFLGTGKAMFVPGIPVKLSHTPGRVRLDFPEVGEHTCELLEELGYTSEEISNLKNSGVVQF from the coding sequence ATGGGCTTGCCTCTGCAAGGAATCAGGGTGCTCGACCTCTCCATGTATCTTCCCGGCCCGCTTTGTTCCCAATTCTTAGCCGATTTTGGGGCCGAGGTTATCAAGGTGGAAGAGCTTACAGGGGAGTGGGGGCGCTGGGTACCCCCGAAGATGGGAAAACAGAGCGCGCGGTTTTACGCTGTAAACCGCAACAAGAAGAGCATAGCCCTGAATCTGAAAACAGAAAAAGGGAAAGCCGTCTTCCGCAAACTGGTAGCGACTGCCGACGTGCTTCTGGAACAGTTTCGGCCCGGGGTTATGGATAAGCTGGGACTGGGCTACCAGCAACTTAGAGGAATCAACTCGCGGCTGATCTACTGCGCCATAACCGGATACGGGCAGACCGGCCCGCTAAAAATGGCGGGCGGGCACGACCTGAACTATCTCAGCCTGGCCGGGGTTACCGGCCTAACCGGAACCAAAGAGGGTAAGCCCGCCATGTCCGCCGCGCAGATCGCCGACATCGCGGGAGGAACCCACGGGGCTGTAAACGCCATTCTGTTAGCTCTCCTCGGCCGGGAGAAGAGCGGGGAAGGCCAGTTCTGTGATGTGGCGATGATGGATGGGGCCATCAACATGCTGGCCTACACCCTTGGAGAATGGTCCGGCGCCGGGCAGGAACCGCGAAGGGGAGCAGAGCTTCTCACCGGGGGTTATGCTTGTTACAATATCTACGAAACCAAGGACGGCAAGTACGTTTCCTTGGGGGCCATTGAAGATAAATTCTGGCAGGGATTCTGCGCCAAGATAGGCAGGCTCGACTTCATCCCGTTACAGTGGGTTCAGGACAAACAGGAAGAAATGATCAATGCCATAGGCGAGGTATTTAGAGATATGACCCGCGACGAGTGGGTCGAGTTTTTTGCCGACAGCGACATATGCTTTACTCCCGTTTTGAGCCTGGAAGAAATGGCAAAGCACCCGCAGGTCATGGAGCGGGAGATGGTCATAATGATAGACGATTTTCTCGGCACCGGAAAGGCCATGTTTGTACCGGGTATCCCCGTGAAGCTCTCACATACCCCGGGGCGGGTCAGGCTCGACTTTCCCGAGGTAGGCGAACATACCTGCGAGCTGCTTGAGGAACTGGGCTACACCTCCGAAGAGATATCGAATCTCAAGAACTCGGGCGTCGTGCAGTTTTAG
- a CDS encoding thiolase family protein produces MREVVIVGAARTPIGDFMGSLKDVPLIRLAAIAGKAALDRTGISPDTVDQVLLGHCLQGGAKGNPARQVQGLIGVPWEAYAATINQQCSSSLRALEIGCQEIMLGKNDVVLAAGVESPSQAPYYLFKARQGYRLFHADDGPFDSLIWDGLNCAIMGYHMGITAETLAEEYKISREEQDELAYTSHTRAAAAIKEGKFKDEIAPVEIKARKGTVVVDTDEHPRADVTVEALSKLPPVFKKDGTVTAGNSSGLNDGAAAVVLMNRNKAEVLGVKPLARVISTASCGVHPRIMGIGPVFAIPKALKYAGLEMKDVDYFEINEAFAAQWLACNRELKIDMSRVNANGSGIGLGHPTGSTGVRLVVTMLYEMRRRGAKIGCASLCAGGGPAIAAVIEML; encoded by the coding sequence GTGAGAGAGGTAGTAATAGTGGGGGCAGCCAGGACTCCCATAGGGGACTTCATGGGCAGCCTTAAAGATGTACCGCTTATTCGGCTAGCAGCGATAGCCGGAAAGGCGGCCCTAGACAGAACCGGCATTAGTCCTGACACGGTAGACCAGGTACTGCTGGGCCATTGTCTGCAGGGAGGGGCCAAGGGCAATCCTGCCCGCCAGGTCCAGGGCCTAATCGGGGTTCCCTGGGAGGCCTATGCGGCCACCATCAACCAGCAGTGCAGCTCTTCGCTCCGGGCGCTGGAGATTGGCTGCCAGGAGATCATGCTGGGCAAAAACGATGTGGTTCTAGCTGCCGGGGTAGAAAGCCCGAGCCAGGCTCCATACTATCTTTTCAAAGCCCGCCAGGGATACCGCCTGTTCCACGCTGACGATGGGCCGTTCGATTCTTTGATATGGGACGGGCTGAACTGCGCCATCATGGGCTATCACATGGGAATCACCGCCGAGACCCTAGCCGAAGAGTACAAGATATCCCGCGAGGAACAGGACGAACTGGCCTATACCAGCCATACCCGGGCAGCAGCCGCCATCAAGGAGGGGAAATTCAAAGACGAAATCGCTCCGGTAGAAATCAAAGCCCGCAAGGGAACGGTCGTAGTCGATACCGACGAGCATCCCCGGGCTGATGTCACCGTTGAAGCCTTGAGCAAACTGCCGCCTGTTTTCAAAAAAGACGGAACCGTGACCGCGGGTAACTCCTCGGGCCTAAACGACGGTGCGGCAGCGGTAGTCCTGATGAACCGGAACAAAGCCGAAGTGTTGGGTGTAAAGCCCTTGGCCAGGGTAATCAGCACGGCGTCCTGCGGTGTTCACCCCCGGATAATGGGCATCGGACCGGTGTTCGCAATTCCCAAGGCCCTGAAGTATGCCGGCCTTGAGATGAAGGACGTGGACTACTTCGAGATCAACGAAGCCTTCGCCGCCCAGTGGCTGGCCTGCAACCGCGAGCTGAAAATCGACATGAGCAGGGTCAATGCGAACGGTTCGGGCATCGGTTTGGGTCACCCCACCGGTTCTACAGGGGTGCGGCTGGTGGTTACGATGCTGTATGAAATGCGCCGCAGAGGTGCCAAAATCGGGTGTGCTTCGCTGTGCGCCGGAGGTGGCCCGGCAATTGCGGCAGTCATCGAAATGCTGTGA
- a CDS encoding CoA transferase subunit A: MASSKVVSLKEAVQEIQDGDVVFLGGLIDCRRPMAAVYEMVRQKKRGLILLAECSLAEDILVGAGCVAAWRGCYTGMASFGLSPATQRKIEHEELIPDEIGHIDIILGAMAAMAGSLFVATRVTLGSDVLNPSYDRTACIRNLARNPETIPRKKFVLVEDPFYGQGTVKLQPAMRIDVAVIHVQEAGEEGTARIQGSLAFDHYAVHAARKVIITAERVVPEEYLRRDPNRNQIPATSVDRVVEVPWGGHPSQVPGFYDVDMPYIRDYSVRARTEEGFKNWLDEWVVSLPSREAYLDKLGAARLEKLRSVPPFGYRPRRAHEAGENRGIREAYWPGEATYNEQDDPAQVGRSAGEGVGPDRRKHNPT, translated from the coding sequence TTGGCTTCCAGCAAGGTAGTTTCTCTGAAAGAAGCAGTACAAGAAATACAGGACGGGGACGTGGTTTTTCTGGGCGGACTCATCGACTGCCGCCGGCCCATGGCTGCAGTTTACGAGATGGTCAGGCAGAAAAAAAGAGGGCTAATCCTCTTGGCCGAGTGTTCGCTGGCAGAGGACATCCTGGTCGGGGCTGGCTGCGTGGCTGCCTGGCGGGGGTGTTACACCGGTATGGCCAGTTTCGGGTTGTCGCCTGCCACACAACGAAAAATCGAGCACGAGGAGCTTATCCCCGATGAGATCGGCCATATCGATATCATCCTGGGGGCCATGGCTGCTATGGCGGGAAGCCTCTTCGTCGCCACCCGGGTCACCCTGGGCAGCGATGTCCTCAACCCTTCGTACGACCGTACTGCCTGCATAAGAAACCTGGCCCGAAACCCAGAAACGATTCCGCGCAAAAAGTTCGTTCTCGTGGAGGATCCCTTTTACGGGCAGGGGACGGTGAAACTGCAGCCAGCCATGCGAATAGATGTAGCGGTTATCCATGTACAGGAAGCAGGGGAAGAGGGTACTGCAAGGATACAGGGCAGCCTGGCTTTTGACCACTACGCCGTACACGCGGCACGAAAGGTAATCATTACGGCGGAACGGGTGGTACCTGAGGAGTACCTGCGGCGGGATCCTAACCGTAACCAGATTCCGGCAACCAGCGTGGACCGCGTAGTAGAGGTGCCGTGGGGCGGACATCCGAGCCAGGTTCCAGGGTTCTATGACGTGGATATGCCTTACATCCGTGACTACTCAGTGCGGGCCCGCACGGAGGAAGGGTTCAAGAACTGGCTGGACGAATGGGTGGTAAGCCTGCCGTCTCGTGAAGCCTACCTGGATAAGCTGGGAGCTGCCAGGCTGGAAAAACTGCGCAGCGTTCCTCCCTTCGGCTACCGTCCGCGCAGAGCGCATGAGGCCGGCGAGAATAGGGGTATTCGTGAGGCGTATTGGCCTGGCGAAGCGACGTATAACGAGCAGGATGACCCTGCTCAAGTGGGCCGTTCGGCAGGGGAGGGGGTGGGACCGGATAGAAGGAAGCACAACCCAACTTGA
- a CDS encoding 3-hydroxyacyl-CoA dehydrogenase, which yields MELANRSAIITGGASGLGEATAIRFVKNGANVVIFDLNEQKGLALAERLGEHAAFIKTNIAKPDDVQKAVEFTIQKFGKVDILVNCAAFAAAMKTTDKKKGPHDLDLFRRTIEVNVVGTFDVIRTVATRMLENPPNEEGERGVIINTASVAAFEGQIGQVAYAASKAATVGMTLPIARDLSEHGIRVCTVAPGIFDTPMLGQLPDKVREALGKMIPFPSRLGKPDEYARLAQHIVENPMLNGEVIRLDGALRMQPK from the coding sequence ATGGAACTAGCGAACCGGAGTGCTATCATTACCGGAGGTGCTTCGGGCTTGGGCGAAGCTACCGCCATCAGGTTTGTTAAAAACGGAGCTAACGTGGTGATATTCGACCTCAACGAACAAAAAGGCCTGGCCCTGGCCGAACGCCTGGGAGAACACGCAGCTTTCATAAAGACGAACATCGCTAAACCGGATGACGTGCAGAAAGCCGTGGAGTTCACCATACAAAAGTTCGGAAAAGTCGACATTCTCGTGAACTGCGCTGCGTTTGCCGCAGCTATGAAGACCACTGACAAGAAGAAAGGGCCCCATGATCTTGATCTCTTCAGAAGAACCATCGAAGTGAACGTAGTCGGAACCTTCGATGTAATCCGAACCGTAGCCACCCGCATGCTCGAGAACCCTCCCAATGAAGAGGGAGAAAGGGGAGTAATAATCAACACGGCGTCGGTAGCCGCCTTTGAGGGACAGATAGGCCAGGTGGCTTACGCGGCATCCAAGGCAGCTACGGTAGGGATGACGTTGCCCATAGCCCGCGATTTGTCCGAGCACGGGATAAGGGTATGTACCGTGGCTCCGGGGATTTTCGATACCCCGATGCTGGGTCAGCTCCCGGATAAAGTGCGGGAAGCCCTTGGCAAAATGATTCCATTTCCCTCTCGCCTGGGGAAACCGGATGAGTATGCGCGCCTGGCCCAGCACATAGTTGAAAATCCGATGCTGAACGGCGAGGTAATCCGCTTAGACGGAGCCCTGAGGATGCAGCCCAAATAG
- a CDS encoding thiolase family protein, with amino-acid sequence MPDNEVVIIASARTPFDRFGGVTKNVPSAVLAEWTITELLKRSGLEPQMIDEVNLGQCLLLEAGTQTDIIARQALIRAGLPQETLSMSIDRACCSSTTALQESWKNLMIGEAEISMAIGVENMSRVPYYLPPEYRWEGPRLGNAKLVDILFQLGYAGFGVLAVDAGEVAVEYGVTREMQDEWALRSHKLYAQAEARGIFKEEIFSIQIPQGKKKPPVILDRDTQPRPDTTLEELAKLPTVYGSPTVTPGNAPGMNTGAAGVVVTTRKKAQELGLKPLATLLRVVSIARPAREIAIAPAPAIQKGLAATGLTLDDIKLIEINEAFAAMPLVSTKILGDFDEAKVKKLRDITNVNGGAIAIGHPVGASGLRITLTLVNELRRRGGGYGVAAICGGLAQGDCAVVKVD; translated from the coding sequence ATGCCTGACAACGAAGTGGTGATAATCGCTTCGGCGCGCACGCCTTTTGACCGCTTTGGCGGCGTAACTAAAAATGTTCCCAGCGCCGTGCTGGCAGAGTGGACGATAACCGAACTGTTGAAACGGTCCGGACTGGAACCCCAGATGATCGACGAGGTCAACCTGGGGCAGTGCCTGCTTCTGGAAGCCGGAACCCAGACCGACATCATCGCCCGCCAGGCTTTGATAAGAGCTGGCTTGCCGCAAGAAACCCTATCTATGAGCATCGACCGGGCTTGCTGCTCATCCACGACCGCCTTGCAGGAGTCATGGAAGAACCTGATGATAGGCGAGGCCGAGATCAGCATGGCCATAGGGGTCGAAAACATGAGCCGAGTCCCATATTACTTGCCTCCCGAGTACCGGTGGGAAGGCCCCCGTCTGGGGAACGCCAAGCTGGTGGATATCCTTTTTCAACTGGGTTACGCGGGCTTTGGGGTTCTGGCAGTCGACGCGGGGGAAGTGGCCGTCGAATACGGCGTAACCCGCGAGATGCAGGACGAATGGGCCTTACGCAGCCACAAGCTGTATGCCCAAGCCGAAGCCCGGGGAATATTCAAAGAGGAGATATTTTCAATTCAAATACCCCAGGGTAAGAAAAAACCGCCGGTAATACTGGATCGGGACACCCAGCCCCGCCCGGATACCACTTTAGAGGAACTCGCCAAACTGCCAACGGTGTATGGGAGCCCTACCGTCACTCCCGGTAACGCTCCGGGAATGAATACGGGCGCTGCCGGTGTGGTCGTGACTACCAGAAAAAAAGCTCAAGAACTGGGGTTAAAGCCTCTAGCAACCCTGCTGCGGGTGGTGAGCATCGCCCGCCCGGCCCGAGAAATCGCCATCGCTCCCGCTCCTGCTATTCAGAAGGGTTTGGCCGCGACTGGCCTGACGTTAGATGACATCAAACTCATAGAAATCAATGAGGCTTTTGCAGCCATGCCCCTGGTTTCCACCAAGATCCTGGGTGATTTCGATGAAGCTAAGGTAAAAAAGCTTCGCGACATTACTAATGTCAACGGCGGGGCGATAGCCATCGGTCACCCGGTAGGAGCGAGCGGTCTCCGGATAACCCTAACCTTAGTGAACGAGCTTCGCCGCCGGGGAGGTGGATACGGGGTCGCTGCCATCTGCGGAGGGCTGGCCCAGGGGGACTGCGCGGTTGTGAAAGTGGATTGA
- a CDS encoding enoyl-CoA hydratase/isomerase family protein, protein MEFKTLLFEKDAGIGILTLNRPKQLNAINGEMLTELSNAMDNIAADDEVKVLIITGGEKVFAAGGDIAFMSGADSLTAESFIALCHQAFDKVANLEKPVIAAIAGMALGGGCELSLCCDIRICSENATFAQPEINLGIIPGAGGTQRLARLIGPGWCKYLTMLGDPIDADTALRLGLVAKVVPPDQLMTEAKKIAAKLAAKPPGALRVLKKAINYGMNVDLASGLAFEQKVFALLFSTQDQKEGMKAFMEKRKPVYKGR, encoded by the coding sequence ATGGAATTTAAGACTTTGCTTTTCGAGAAAGACGCAGGTATCGGGATCCTTACCTTGAACCGCCCCAAACAACTGAATGCCATAAATGGTGAAATGTTAACCGAGCTGTCGAATGCTATGGACAATATAGCGGCGGACGACGAAGTAAAAGTGCTCATAATAACGGGCGGGGAAAAAGTCTTTGCCGCCGGTGGGGACATAGCGTTCATGTCGGGGGCCGATTCGCTCACCGCCGAATCGTTTATCGCCCTTTGTCACCAAGCTTTTGACAAAGTTGCTAATCTGGAAAAACCGGTTATAGCGGCTATAGCAGGAATGGCTCTGGGCGGTGGGTGCGAACTTTCGCTGTGCTGTGACATCCGCATTTGTTCCGAAAATGCCACGTTCGCCCAGCCCGAGATCAACCTGGGCATCATTCCGGGAGCGGGCGGAACCCAACGGCTTGCCCGCCTGATTGGCCCGGGGTGGTGTAAGTATTTGACGATGCTGGGAGATCCAATTGATGCAGACACCGCGTTACGTCTTGGCCTCGTCGCCAAAGTGGTTCCTCCGGATCAGCTGATGACCGAAGCCAAAAAAATAGCAGCCAAACTCGCGGCCAAACCTCCGGGGGCCCTGCGTGTTCTCAAAAAAGCTATCAACTACGGTATGAACGTGGATCTCGCATCAGGGCTTGCTTTCGAACAGAAAGTATTCGCCCTCTTGTTCTCTACCCAAGACCAGAAAGAAGGGATGAAAGCTTTTATGGAGAAACGGAAACCCGTTTATAAAGGGCGTTAA